The sequence below is a genomic window from Microbacterium sp. cx-55.
CTCTGCAGCTCGGCGTAGGTGATCGTGCGGCGGTCACCGCGCTCGCCCTCGAAGTGGAAGGCGACCCGGTCGCCGTGGCCCGCGGAAACGTGTCGATCGACGGCGTTGACGGATGCGTTCAGCTTTCCGCCGGCGAACCATTCCGCGGCCGGCACGCTGTCGCCATCCGTCGGCGTCCAGGAGTGCGCGGTGTGCCAGGGCTCCGCCCACTCGAGCGCGTCGGCCCGGTGGGTCCAGAACGTCTCCGCATCCTCGCCCGCGCGCTCGACCCATTCCCGGGTGATCCATTCCGGCGTGACGTTCGCCTGCGCGGTGAACGCGGCCGGCGGCGGGAACGTGCGTCGCTCCTCGAGGAGGCTGCGGATCGTGTCGTCGTGCGGGGCGTGCGCGGTCATGCTCGGCTTCCGGGTCGGGGGCGGTTCCGGTGGTGGTGCGTCCGGCCCGGACGCTGCGACGCGACGCGGGTCCGGGCTGTGCTTCCAGCATCCGGGGTCGTCCCGCAGGACCCAAAACGGGTGACGACGTGTGACGCCCACCCCGCCCCGCCCGCATCCACTCGCCCCGCACTCGCGCGTCGCGAGATTCGGAGATGCGACGAGATTCGGAGGGTTTTCGCGCGAAGCCTCCGAATCCGGTGACATCTCCGAATCCCGTGACGGCGACGGCGCCGCAGACACAGCCCCAGACACAGACGCGTGCACGTGCACGAAGGACGCCGCAGACGACACACGGATGCTGCTCTAGCCTGGGCGCATGAGCACGCACAGAGTGGTGGCCCCCGACCTCACCGGCGCGGAGAAGCCCAAGGGCCCGGCGTCGTACTTTCCGAGCATCGAGAAGACCTACGGTCGGCCGGTGCAGGAGTGGCTGGATGTGGTGGTCGAACAACTCGATGCGGGCAAGACCCACATGGCCGTCGTCACGTCACTGAAGGACGATCACGGTCTCGGCCACGGGCACGCGAACGCGATCGTCGCCTACGCGAAGGCTGCGCTCGCGAAGAGCTGAGGCCGCGGTGGCCTGTCGGCGCGACGGCGCGGGCCGCTAGGCTCCGGGCATGATGGCAAGTCTCGGTGGATGGCACATTCTGATCCTGCTCGGCTACGTTCTGGTGATCGCACTCATCGTCGTGGTGGCGGCACTCGCCGTCCGCTGGGCCGTCCTGTCGGCGCTGAAGGCGCACACGAGATGGGTCGACGCGGGGAAACCGTGATCGTCGCGGCGCGTGGTTCGAACGCCGGTCAGCGTCGCCGGATCGCGGCCGCGATGCCCACCGCGCACGTGAAGACGAACAGGCCGATGAGGCCGGCGAGGAAGTACACGACTTCGAGGGTTTCCCTGTCCACAGGGCCAGAGTAGAAGTCCCGCAGACAACACAGATGGGGCGGATGATGAACATCCGCCCCTTCTGTGTTGCTCGACTCAGAAGTCCCAGTCGTCGTCTTCCGTCGCCTCGGCCTTGCCGATGACGTAGGACGAACCCGACCCGCTGAAGAAGTCGTGGTTTTCATCAGCGTTCGGCGACAGGGCCGAGAGGATCGCCGGGTTCACGTTCGTGACCGTGGCGGGGAACATCGCCTCGAAGCCCAGGTTCATCAGGGCCTTGTTCGCGTTGTAGTGCAGGAACTTCTTGACGTCCTCGGTCAGGCCGACCGCGTCGTAGAGGTCCTGCGTGTACTGCACCTCGTTGTCGTAGAGCTCGTAGAGCAGCGAGAACGTGTAGTCCTTGATCTCGTCGCGCTCGGGCTGGGTGAGCTGCTCCATGCCCTTCTGGAACTTGTACCCGATGTAGTAGCCGTGCACCGACTCGTCACGAATGATGAGGCGGATGATGTCGGCCGTGTTCGTGAGCTTCGCCTTCGCCGACCAGTGCAGCGGCAGGTAGAAGCCCGAGTAGAACAGGAACGACTCGAGCAGGGTCGACGCGACCTTGCGCTTGAGCGGCTCGTCGCCACGGTAGTAGTCCATGACGATGTGCGCCTTCTTCTGAAGGTTCTCGTTCTCGGACGACCAGCGGAACGCGTCATCGATCTCGGGCGTCGAGGCGAGCGTCGAGAAGATCGACGAGTAGCTCTTCGCGTGCACCGACTCCATGAAGGCGATGTTCGTGTACACCGCCTCTTCGTGAGGGGTGATCGCATCCGGGATCAGCGACACCGCGCCGACCGTGCCCTGGATGGTGTCGAGGAGCGTGAGCCCTGTGAACACCCGCATCGTGAGCGTCTGCTCGTCGGGCGTCAGCGTGTTCCACGACTGGATGTCGTTGGACAGCGGCACCTTCTCGGGCAGCCAGAAGTTGTTCACCAGGCGGTTCCAGACCTCGAGGTCCTTGTCGTCCTGGATGCGGTTCCAGTTGATCGCCTGGACGGCGGTCAACAGCTTGAGCTTCTCGGTCATCGTTCCTTCTCGCAGTTCGCAGCGACCGTCAGAGCATGCAGCTGACGCACTCGGACATGTCAGTGCCCTCGAGCGCCATCTGCCGCAGGCGGATGTAGTAGATCGTCTTGATGCCCTTGCGCCAGGCGTAGATCTGGGCCTTGTTGATGTCGCGCGTGGTCGCGGTGTCCTTGAAGAAGAGCGTCAGCGACAGACCCTGGTCGACGTGCTGGGTGGCCGCGGCGTACGTGTCGATGACCTTCTCGTAGCCGATCTCGTACGCGTCCTGGTAGTACTCCAGGTTCTCGTTCGTCATGAACGGAGCCGGGTAGTAGACGCGACCGAGCTTGCCTTCCTTGCGGATCTCGATCTTCGAGGCGATCGGGTGGATCGAGCTCGTCGAGTTGTTGATGTACGAGATCGATCCGGTCGGCGGCACGGCCTGCAGGTTCTGGTTGTAGATGCCGTGCTTCTGGATCGAGGCCTTCAGCTCGGCCCAGTCGCCCTGGGTCGGGATGTGGTGACCGGCGAACAGTTCCTGCACGCGTGCGGTCTGCGGCACCCACTCCTGCTCGAGGTACTTGTCGAAGAACTCCCCCGACGCGTAGGTCGAGTCGGCGAAGCCGTCGAAGGCGTGTCCGCGCTCGATGGCCAGCGCGTTCGACGCCTTCAGCGCGTGGAACAGCACGGTGTAGAAGTAGATGTTCGTGAAGTCGATGCCCTCTTCGGAGCCGTAGTGCACGTGCTCGCGCGCCAGGTATCCGTGCAGGTTCATCTGACCGAGGCCGATGGCGTGCGAACGGTCGTTGCCGTCTTCGATCGAGCGCACCGAGCGGATGTGGCTCTGCTCGCTCACCGCGCTGAGCGCCCGGATGGCGGTGCTCACGGTGCCACTGAGGTCGCCGCCGTCCATCGCGAGGGCGATGTTCATCGAACCGAGGTTGCAGGAGATGTCCTTGCCGATCTCGGCGTAGGAGAGGTCTTCGTTGTAGGTCGTCGGCGTGTTCACCTGCAGGATCTCGCTGCAGAGGTTCGACATGTTGATCCGGCCCTTGATGGGGTTGGCCTTGTTCACCGTGTCTTCGAACATGATGTACGGGTAGCCGGACTCGAACTGGATCTCGGCGAGCGTCTGGAAGAACTCGCGGGCGTTGA
It includes:
- a CDS encoding DUF4287 domain-containing protein translates to MSTHRVVAPDLTGAEKPKGPASYFPSIEKTYGRPVQEWLDVVVEQLDAGKTHMAVVTSLKDDHGLGHGHANAIVAYAKAALAKS
- the nrdF gene encoding class 1b ribonucleoside-diphosphate reductase subunit beta, with amino-acid sequence MTEKLKLLTAVQAINWNRIQDDKDLEVWNRLVNNFWLPEKVPLSNDIQSWNTLTPDEQTLTMRVFTGLTLLDTIQGTVGAVSLIPDAITPHEEAVYTNIAFMESVHAKSYSSIFSTLASTPEIDDAFRWSSENENLQKKAHIVMDYYRGDEPLKRKVASTLLESFLFYSGFYLPLHWSAKAKLTNTADIIRLIIRDESVHGYYIGYKFQKGMEQLTQPERDEIKDYTFSLLYELYDNEVQYTQDLYDAVGLTEDVKKFLHYNANKALMNLGFEAMFPATVTNVNPAILSALSPNADENHDFFSGSGSSYVIGKAEATEDDDWDF
- the nrdE gene encoding class 1b ribonucleoside-diphosphate reductase subunit alpha, whose protein sequence is MVEAVLTDTGFKSDARFEGLDYHSLNAMLNLYDANGQIQFDADKRAAQEYFLQHVNQNTVFFHSLQERLDYLVEKEYYEPGVLAKYPIDFIQQINDFAYGKKFRFETFLGAFKYYTSYTLKTFDGKRYLERFEDRVVMTALGLADGDQKLALQLVDEIISGRFQPATPTFLNTGKAQRGELVSCFLLRIEDNMESIARGINSALQLSKRGGGVALLLSNIRESGAPIKQIENQSSGIIPVMKLLEDSFSYANQLGARQGAGAVYLSAHHPDIMKFLDTKRENADEKIRIKTLSLGVVIPDITFELAKNGEDMYLFSPYDVEKVYGVPFGDISVTEKYREMVNDARIKKTKINAREFFQTLAEIQFESGYPYIMFEDTVNKANPIKGRINMSNLCSEILQVNTPTTYNEDLSYAEIGKDISCNLGSMNIALAMDGGDLSGTVSTAIRALSAVSEQSHIRSVRSIEDGNDRSHAIGLGQMNLHGYLAREHVHYGSEEGIDFTNIYFYTVLFHALKASNALAIERGHAFDGFADSTYASGEFFDKYLEQEWVPQTARVQELFAGHHIPTQGDWAELKASIQKHGIYNQNLQAVPPTGSISYINNSTSSIHPIASKIEIRKEGKLGRVYYPAPFMTNENLEYYQDAYEIGYEKVIDTYAAATQHVDQGLSLTLFFKDTATTRDINKAQIYAWRKGIKTIYYIRLRQMALEGTDMSECVSCML